A genomic stretch from Microplitis mediator isolate UGA2020A chromosome 10, iyMicMedi2.1, whole genome shotgun sequence includes:
- the LOC130675480 gene encoding probable cleavage and polyadenylation specificity factor subunit 2, whose protein sequence is MTSIIKLHAISGAMDESPPCYLLEIDEVKILLDCGWNEQFDESFIRELKRHVHQIDAVLLSYPDPLHLGALPYLVGKCGLSCPIYATIPVYKMGQMFMYDMYQSRLDLEDFDLFTLDDVDAAFDKIVQLKYNQSVPMKGKGYGVTLTPLPAGHMIGGTIWKIVKVGEEDIIYAVDFNHKKERHLNGCELERLQRPSLLITDAFNASYQQARRRTRDEKLMTNILQTLRGGGNVLVGVDTAGRVLELAHMLDQLWRNKESGLLAYSLALLTNVSYNVVEFAKSQIEWMSDKLMRSFEGARNNPFQFKHLQLCHSMKELNNVPSPKVVLASTPDMECGFSRELFLQWCSNPQNSIIVTSRTSPGTLARELMEKGGNRSITLELKKRVKLEGFELEEYQKRERAKQEMMKQEKMETDDISSESEDEIEVGGTRGKHDLLVKQESKPGFFKQSKKQHPMFPFIEEKIKCDEYGEIINPDDYRIAEITPETEDNKENVDFKPEETILHTETSTEAPTKCIQITRTINVNASIMYIDFEGRSDGESLQKILAQLRPRRVVLVRGSQKDCQVLAQQAQSVGARVFIPSQGETLDVTTETHIYQVRLTDALLRGLEFSKCHGHNEVAWFDTRFTERERVCPDTSSSIADSKDDEAEEEKIFALEPLNINEVPGHEFLFINEIKLSDFKQALTKANISSEISGGVLWCCNNTIAVRRGEAGKVVLEGALSEEYYLVQELLFEQFGII, encoded by the exons aTGACGTCTATTATTAAACTCCACGCTATTTCTGGAGCTATGGATGAATCTCCTCCTTGCTATTTGCTGGAGATTGATGAAGTTAAAATTCTCCTTGACTGCGGCTGGAATGAGCAATTTGATGAATCTTTCATTAGGGAATTGAAAAG ACACGTGCATCAGATTGATGCAGTATTGCTGTCATATCCAGATCCACTTCACTTAGGAGCTCTGCCTTATTTGGTAGGAAAATGCGGCCTCAGTTGTCCCATATATGCGACCATTCCTGTCTACAAAATGGGACAGATGTTCATGTACGACATGTACcag TCACGACTTGATCTGGAAGACTTTGATCTCTTTACGCTGGATGACGTCGACGCAGCATTTGATAAAATTGTCCAGTTGAAGTACAATCAGAGTGTCCCGATGAAGGGCAAAGGCTACGGTGTCACGTTGACACCCTTGCCAGCGGGCCACATGATCGGAGGTACGATTTGGAAAATAGTTAAAGTCGGAGAAGAAGATATCATTTATGCGGTGGACTTTAACCACAAGAAAGAGCGACATTTGAATGGTTGCGAGCTTGAAAGACTGCAAAGACCCTCATTATTAATAACGGATGCTTTCAATGCCAGTTATCAGCAAGCGAGACGTAGGACACGTGATGAAAAACTCATGACCAACATTTTGCAAACATTACGTGGAGGTGGTAACGTTTTGGTTGGCGTTGATACCGCGGGCAGAGTCTTGGAGTTGGCCCACATGTTGGACCAGCTCTGGCGCAACAAAGAGTCGGGTTTGTTAGCTTATTCTTTAGCGTTGCTTACTAATGTCAGTTATAATGTGGTCGAGTTTGCCAAGTCACAGATTGAGTGGATGAGCGACAAACTTATGAGAAGTTTCGAAGGCGCCCGAAACAATCCCTTTCAATTTAAACATCTTCAACTCTGTCATAGTATGAAGGAGTTGAACAACGTCCCGAGTCCTAAAGTTGTGTTGGCAAGTACTCCAGACATGGAGTGTGGATTTTCACGGGAATTGTTTCTTCAGTGGTGTTCGAATCCTCAGAATAGTATTATAGTTACCAGCAGAACGTCGCCGGGAACTCTGGCGAGAGAGCTGATGGAGAAGGGCGGTAATCGGAGTATTACATTGGAGCTTAAGAAACGTGTGAAACTAGAAGGATTCGAGTTGGAGGAGTATCAGAAAAGAGAACGCGCGAAGCAGGAGATGATGAAGCAAGAGAAGATGGAAACTGACGACATCAGTTCTGAGTCGGAGGATGAAATAGAAGTCGGTGGTACCAGGGGTAAACACGACTTATTAGTCAAACAAGAATCTAAACCTGGCTTTTTCAAGCAGAGTAAAAAACAGCATCCAATGTTCCCATTTATTGAGGAAAAGATAAAATGTGATGAGTATGGAGAAATTATTAATCCCGATGATTATAGAATAGCTGAAATAACCCCCGAGACTGAAGATAATAAAGAGAATGTCGATTTCAAACCGGAAGAGACAATTCTACATACAGAGACATCCACAGAGGCCCCAACGAAATGCATCCAAATAACCAGGACGATAAATGTCAACGCATCCATAATGTACATCGATTTCGAAGGACGATCTGACGGAGAATCCTTACAGAAAATTCTGGCCCAACTGAGACCCAGAAGAGTCGTCTTAGTTCGCGGGTCTCAAAAAGACTGCCAAGTTCTTGCTCAACAGGCACAGTCTGTTGGTGCGCGAGTTTTCATCCCAAGTCAAGGAGAAACTCTGGACGTCACCACAGAGACGCATATTTATCAAGTGAGATTGACAGACGCACTCCTCAGAGGGttggaattttcaaaatgtcacGGTCACAATGAGGTTGCTTGGTTCGACACGAGGTTCACCGAGCGAGAACGAGTCTGTCCAGATACTTCATCGTCCATTGCCGATTCAAAGGACGATGAAGCtgaggaagaaaaaatttttgctcttgagcccttgaatattaatgag GTCCCAGGTCACGAATTTTTGTTCATCAACGAGATCAAGCTTTCTGATTTCAAGCAA